A stretch of the Hippoglossus hippoglossus isolate fHipHip1 chromosome 1, fHipHip1.pri, whole genome shotgun sequence genome encodes the following:
- the cntf gene encoding ciliary neurotrophic factor: protein MAERRTRGMTGSDHSRSTAARATAIAETLHHECCILLELYRKKERFTVEESVADRRLVSVPPPSSQLDTRDTLWRLHSALLQCRSLLDRAIAKEEQELGGGKKGDYETQRKMVRERLSLLLINTGELLKAVDGTAVLTPNLDGLELEGPSILFELKLWIYRIYKEVEHWTKTAITTLQGLPSVTDKERARGARLRSMRSARR from the exons ATGGCAGAGAGGCGGACCAGAGGCATGACCGGCTCGGATCACAGCAGGAGCACGGCGGCCCGGGCCACTGCTATAGCCGAGACACTGCACCATGAGTGCTGCATACTACTGGAGCTTTAT agaaagaaggagaggtTCACCGTGGAGGAGTCGGTGGCTGACCGTCGCCTGGTGtctgtccctcctccctcctcgcAGCTGGACACCAGGGACACGCTCTGGcgcctccactctgctctgctaCAGTGCCGCAGCTTGCTGGACAGAGCCATCGCCAAAGAGGAACAGGAGCTGGGTGGCGGGAAGAAGGGCGACTACGAGACCCAGAGGAAAATGGTGAGGGAAAGACTCTCGCTTCTCCTAATCAACACAGGAGAGCTCCTCAAGGCTGTAGATGGCACGGCAGTCCTCACCCCCAATTTGGACGGCCTTGAG TTAGAAGGTCCGAGCATCCTGTTTGAGCTGAAGCTTTGGATTTATCGGATCTACAAGGAGGTGGAGCACTGGACCAAGACAGCCATCACCACCTTGCAGGGCCTGCCCTCTGTGACAGACAAGGAGCGGGCGAGGGGCGCACGGCTCAGGAGCATGAGGAGCGCtcggagatga